A stretch of the Candidatus Neptunochlamydia vexilliferae genome encodes the following:
- the glpK gene encoding glycerol kinase GlpK yields the protein MKYILSLDQGTTSSRALIINQEGKVLGLAQKEFTQIFPKPGWVEHDPNDIWATQASVMTEAIVHARLTLRDIGAIGITNQRETTIVWDRKTSQPLCNAIVWQDRRTTAICKMLKKEGYEPLFQKKTGLLLDPYFSGTKLKWILDNVEGARKRAEKGELAFGTVDSWLVWKMSEGRQHITDATNASRTLLYNIHEGKWDDELLSILDIPREMLPEVKSSSEVYGDCSEGVCSTEIPIGGIAGDQQAALFGHSCFKKGMGKVTYGTGCFILMNTGKEVPPSSDHLITTIAYKLGDEVHYALEGSVFIGGAVVQWLRDSLGIIRNSWEVEQLARSVPSSDGVFFVPAFTGLGAPYWDPSTRGMILGLTRGTTAAHIARAALDGIAFQVSDILDIIQKEVPIKELRVDGGAVRDDLLMQKQANLANIPLMRPKWKEVSALGAAFLAGLSIGYWKDQEEIANLWEEEKRFDPNLSDEERTNQKKQWEHAIACAKLWGSQDE from the coding sequence ATGAAATATATTCTTTCGCTAGACCAGGGAACGACAAGTTCGAGAGCTCTGATTATTAACCAAGAGGGTAAAGTTTTGGGCCTTGCCCAGAAGGAATTTACCCAAATTTTCCCCAAGCCGGGCTGGGTAGAGCACGACCCCAATGACATTTGGGCCACGCAAGCCTCAGTCATGACCGAGGCAATTGTCCATGCCCGCCTCACCTTAAGGGACATTGGGGCGATTGGGATCACCAATCAGCGGGAAACGACGATTGTCTGGGACCGGAAAACGTCGCAGCCCCTTTGCAATGCAATTGTGTGGCAAGATCGGCGGACAACCGCGATCTGCAAAATGCTTAAAAAAGAGGGGTATGAGCCTCTTTTTCAGAAAAAGACGGGGCTTCTCCTCGACCCCTACTTTTCGGGAACGAAACTGAAGTGGATTTTAGACAATGTGGAAGGGGCGCGCAAGCGAGCGGAAAAGGGAGAACTCGCCTTTGGAACGGTCGACAGCTGGCTGGTTTGGAAGATGAGCGAAGGGCGGCAACACATTACCGATGCGACCAATGCTTCACGGACGTTGCTATATAATATCCATGAGGGAAAGTGGGACGATGAGCTCCTTAGCATTCTCGATATCCCGCGGGAGATGCTCCCCGAAGTGAAAAGCTCGAGCGAGGTCTATGGAGATTGCAGTGAAGGTGTTTGCTCGACAGAAATTCCAATTGGAGGGATTGCAGGCGACCAGCAGGCAGCCCTTTTTGGCCACTCTTGCTTTAAAAAAGGGATGGGAAAGGTCACCTATGGAACGGGCTGTTTCATCTTGATGAATACGGGGAAAGAGGTCCCCCCTTCGAGCGACCATCTGATCACAACGATTGCCTACAAGTTAGGAGATGAGGTCCATTATGCTCTTGAGGGAAGTGTCTTTATTGGGGGAGCTGTTGTCCAGTGGCTCCGCGACTCTCTCGGCATCATTCGAAACTCTTGGGAAGTAGAGCAACTCGCAAGAAGTGTTCCCTCATCGGACGGGGTCTTTTTTGTTCCCGCATTTACTGGGCTCGGCGCCCCTTATTGGGACCCGAGCACCCGTGGAATGATCTTAGGCCTTACGCGAGGGACAACCGCAGCCCACATCGCCCGCGCCGCCCTTGATGGCATTGCGTTTCAGGTTTCTGATATTCTCGATATCATCCAAAAAGAGGTTCCGATCAAAGAGCTTCGAGTCGATGGCGGGGCTGTTCGCGATGACCTTCTGATGCAAAAACAAGCCAACCTCGCAAACATCCCACTCATGCGTCCGAAGTGGAAAGAGGTATCGGCACTGGGTGCTGCCTTCTTAGCGGGTTTAAGCATTGGCTACTGGAAGGACCAAGAAGAGATCGCGAACCTTTGGGAAGAAGAGAAGCGGTTCGACCCCAACCTTTCTGACGAAGAGCGGACAAACCAAAAAAAACAGTGGGAACATGCGATTGCCTGCGCCAAACTGTGGGGCTCGCAAGATGAATAG
- a CDS encoding AAA family ATPase — translation MNSNPFKFGNPVEGDYYLARPELHAAVKQFLQNRIHVVLMGPRRFGKTSFVLSLLRDFEKEGYTCLLVDIFNITSHRDFLRQLLRAIRLKEGLKGKLRGWLKKLATCVPKVTADLDTFSGSSSFGLTLGKLGEEDVKEAIQDLLEVLSSLGKKVVVAVDEFQKVSEIDDQGWLEATLRTHLQRLKNVSFLLTGSRKDLILEMLNNPSRPLYRSCQTIEFPAFGPEFVDWIVGRFKTIGTSCKSEAIKHLLKLVQNIPNYAQKVCFHLVAQGCACVTGKEVEEVLENVVRQNAYTYQTLISSLTLAQKRALRLAAYEKGALFNKEVLQKYEITSAPALSSSIKALKAKGILDEEGGRGKVLFDDPLFAYWLRLCFSP, via the coding sequence CCATTTAAGTTTGGCAATCCTGTAGAAGGGGACTACTATTTGGCTCGGCCAGAGCTTCACGCAGCCGTGAAGCAGTTTTTGCAAAACCGGATCCATGTTGTCCTTATGGGACCTCGAAGATTTGGGAAAACCTCTTTTGTCTTAAGTCTTTTAAGAGATTTTGAAAAAGAGGGGTATACCTGTCTCCTTGTCGATATTTTTAATATCACCTCTCATCGCGATTTTCTTCGCCAACTCCTGAGAGCCATCCGGCTCAAGGAGGGGCTAAAAGGGAAGTTGAGAGGGTGGTTAAAAAAGCTTGCCACTTGTGTCCCTAAGGTAACGGCTGATCTCGATACTTTTTCTGGGAGTTCTAGCTTTGGTTTAACTCTGGGAAAGTTAGGGGAAGAAGATGTGAAAGAGGCGATTCAAGATCTTTTAGAGGTCCTTTCCAGTCTTGGAAAAAAGGTGGTTGTCGCAGTTGATGAGTTCCAGAAAGTGTCAGAAATCGATGACCAGGGGTGGTTAGAGGCAACCTTAAGAACCCATCTCCAGCGGCTTAAAAATGTCTCCTTTCTCCTCACCGGTTCTAGGAAGGATCTCATTTTGGAGATGCTCAATAATCCTAGTCGTCCCCTTTACCGCTCTTGCCAGACCATCGAGTTTCCTGCATTTGGCCCCGAGTTTGTCGATTGGATTGTGGGGCGGTTTAAAACGATCGGGACATCCTGCAAGTCGGAAGCGATCAAACACCTTTTAAAGCTTGTGCAAAACATTCCAAACTACGCGCAAAAAGTGTGCTTCCACCTCGTTGCTCAAGGGTGCGCCTGTGTGACAGGTAAGGAGGTCGAAGAGGTTTTAGAAAATGTGGTGCGGCAAAATGCTTATACCTATCAAACGCTCATCAGCTCTTTAACCTTGGCTCAAAAGCGTGCCCTTCGCTTGGCAGCTTATGAGAAAGGAGCCTTGTTCAATAAGGAGGTCCTTCAGAAATATGAGATCACAAGTGCTCCGGCCCTTTCCTCCTCAATCAAAGCGCTTAAAGCAAAAGGAATCTTAGACGAAGAGGGGGGAAGAGGAAAGGTTCTTTTTGACGACCCCTTATTTGCCTACTGGCTGAGGCTCTGCTTTAGCCCTTAG
- a CDS encoding glycerol-3-phosphate dehydrogenase/oxidase produces MNRETGGLDQEWDFLIIGGGATGLGAAVDAASRGLKVLLVEQNDFAKATSSRSTKLIHGGLRYLQQGNIALVLEALRERGRLCQNATHLIYHRAFFVPSYHWWQGPFYGIGLKIYDLLAGKLGIEPSKHLSKKETIEALPTLETEGLYGGTLYYDGQFDDSRLAITLAQTATDHGAHLINYMKVTSLVKKNDHVEGAILRDEETGDTHEVRARVVINATGIFSDEVRHMDEPQAPTIVRPSQGIHVVLDKSFLDSETAILVPHTADGRVLFVVPWLGKVLAGTTDTPVKKPEMEPKPLEEEIDFVLKETGKYLTKHPKREDILSVFAGHRPLIAEQGTEKTAAISRDHSILVSKSGLITIAGGKWTTYRKMAEDVVDKALQLGGFDEIPCKTKTLKLHGWMEGADPLDPWSTYGTDRAKIETLIEEDPTLGELFDPKLPYLKGEVVWAVREEMARTVEDVLSRRTRSLLLDASLAMKVAPMVAALMAKELGKGKEWEESQVAAFTKLAQNYVMPTKG; encoded by the coding sequence ATGAATAGGGAAACAGGGGGGCTCGACCAAGAGTGGGACTTTTTGATCATCGGTGGAGGGGCGACAGGGCTCGGCGCTGCTGTTGATGCCGCTTCGCGCGGGCTAAAAGTGCTCCTCGTCGAGCAAAATGACTTTGCCAAGGCCACCTCGAGCCGAAGCACCAAGCTGATCCATGGAGGACTCCGCTACCTGCAACAAGGGAACATCGCCCTTGTCTTAGAAGCTCTCCGCGAACGGGGCCGCCTCTGCCAAAATGCTACCCACCTGATCTACCACCGCGCCTTTTTCGTTCCCAGTTACCACTGGTGGCAAGGCCCTTTCTATGGCATTGGCCTCAAAATTTATGACCTTCTTGCCGGCAAACTTGGCATCGAACCCTCCAAACACCTCTCAAAAAAAGAGACCATCGAAGCCCTTCCCACCCTAGAAACCGAAGGGCTGTATGGCGGAACCCTCTACTATGATGGGCAGTTCGATGACTCAAGGCTCGCCATCACCCTTGCCCAAACCGCAACCGACCATGGGGCCCACCTGATCAACTACATGAAAGTGACCAGCCTGGTTAAGAAAAACGACCATGTTGAAGGGGCCATTTTGCGTGACGAGGAAACCGGCGATACCCATGAAGTGCGAGCTAGAGTCGTGATCAATGCGACGGGCATTTTTTCCGACGAGGTGCGCCACATGGATGAGCCCCAGGCGCCCACTATCGTCCGTCCCAGTCAAGGGATCCACGTCGTTTTAGACAAAAGCTTCCTCGATAGTGAAACAGCGATCTTAGTCCCCCACACCGCCGACGGGCGGGTCCTCTTTGTTGTTCCCTGGCTCGGGAAAGTCCTTGCCGGCACCACCGACACTCCTGTTAAAAAACCCGAGATGGAACCCAAGCCCCTCGAAGAAGAGATCGACTTTGTCCTCAAAGAAACGGGAAAATACCTGACCAAACATCCCAAAAGAGAGGACATCCTCAGCGTCTTTGCCGGTCACCGTCCCCTTATCGCGGAGCAAGGAACCGAAAAGACCGCAGCCATTTCCCGTGACCATTCGATCCTCGTCTCGAAGAGTGGACTCATCACCATCGCAGGGGGAAAGTGGACGACTTACCGAAAGATGGCCGAAGATGTCGTCGACAAGGCGCTCCAGCTCGGCGGCTTTGACGAAATCCCCTGCAAAACGAAGACGCTCAAACTCCATGGCTGGATGGAAGGGGCTGATCCCCTCGATCCTTGGAGTACCTATGGCACCGACCGCGCCAAAATCGAAACATTGATCGAAGAAGATCCTACCTTGGGAGAGCTCTTTGACCCCAAACTCCCCTACCTAAAGGGGGAGGTGGTTTGGGCTGTACGTGAAGAGATGGCCCGCACCGTCGAAGATGTCCTATCTCGCCGAACCCGCTCTCTTTTGCTTGACGCTAGCCTTGCCATGAAGGTGGCACCGATGGTTGCAGCGCTAATGGCTAAAGAACTGGGCAAAGGAAAAGAGTGGGAAGAGAGTCAAGTCGCAGCATTTACAAAGCTTGCTCAGAATTATGTTATGCCAACTAAGGGCTAA